In the Brevundimonas mediterranea genome, GTCCGCAGGCGGGAAGTCGCCCGTGATGACCCGCACGACCAGCGATCTTTGGTTCAGATATCGACGCAGGGCGGTGCGCAACTCACCCATGGTCATGCCGGTTGCGGTCTCCATGGCCTCCACAGGATCGCCGCCGTTGCCGACTGAGGTCAGATAGGCGCTCAACTGCTGAAGACGCGCGGGATCGCTGAAGAACCAATGGGTCAGCAACCAGGCGACCGGATAATAGGTTTCGCGATAGCTGCTGCGCGTAATCTCCGCCGGCCGCGACCGCAGCAGCATCTCCAGTGGGATCCAACTGCCGTTGAACAGCCAATAGGCCCGGTTTTCGCTATAGCCGCCTACCTGAATCTTGCCGCCGTCGATGTCGGCGGTCATGTAGTATTCGGCGAAACCTTCGACGAACCAGCCGGGATAGGCGGCCGACATGCTGCCCAACATGAAATGGTGGACGTATTCATGGAGCAGGATTTCGTCGTTCTCGCCGCGGACTGCCACCGCGAATATGTCTTCGGATGTCGGGAAATAGGTGCCCACGACATTCTGTGGGGTGGAGGGGTGCACTCGCAGCAGACCGGACCTGGAGTTCACCAGATAGATGGGCAGTTTGCGGGGCGGCGCCTCGTTCATCGGAAAGCCTGACCGATAGCGCATGACCCGGTCGAAGGTTTCCAGCTTCTGGACATACTCCCTGAGCGAACGCTCGCTGCCCTCGCTATAGACGATGAAGCGTTCGCTTTCCGCCTTCAGCCAATCCGCACGCGCCGTTGTCGCCGTCAGAGTCAGCGCCGCTAAGGCGACCGCCAATACGGCGCCCAGTCCGGATATCCTCATGGCCTGCTACTCGTCCCCGCCGAACGGGACTGATTAGTCCCGTCTCCTCCGACCTTCGATTTGTCGCAAAGGTTGTGCGGCATCGTAAAGAGCCGTGTGCATGTCGCGCGAAGAATTCTGCTCTCTGCGCGCGATTTGCGCCACATCAAATAACCCCTCGCCATAAGGGGCTATTGGAGTCATTGTCGGGTCTGAGGAGACGATCAGGCCGTCAGAGCCCGGCGCTTCTCTCCCGGATCGATCCGGGACCATAGGGAAAGGAAATGACGATGGCTGTTATCCATCCTGAGGACCGCGCCGTCGGTCTCGACCGTTCGAAATTCGAGCGCCCGCACAGGCTGCACCCCGCTTTCGGACTGGTGATCGGCTTCGGCTTCATCTTCGCTGCAGCGGCCGTCGTTCACGCCTTGTTCACGGCGTTCTGAAGGCGCGACGACATTTGGCGCGGCCGTTTGACCGGTCGCTTCACGGAATAAGCAGGCGTCTGGGGATCCGCCTCAGACGATGAGCAGAGACGGTCAGGCGGCCAGACGGTTCCACACGGCGCGATCCGCCGCGATCGCGTCCAGTCGGCGGCCCTTCTCCTGCAACTGCCTCATCACCACGTCGGGCAGGGTGCAGAAGCGCGGCTCGACCAGGTCGGGATTGCAGGCGGCTGTCGGCGCGGCGAACAGGGCGGCGTTGACCTCGGGGCTGCGCTCGGCGATCAGCCAGGCCAGACGGCGCGCCCGGCCGGGATCGTTGCGGTGCAGCAGCGGATCCTCGGCGAACAGTTCGCAGCCCAGTTCCAGCACATAGTCGAAGCCCAGCTTCTCGAACCGGCGCGCGTCGGCGGGCGTGACCGGACAGGCCTCGTCCAGGTCGAACACGACGTCGTTCAGAAGAAACAGCATGGGCGAGACGCTTCTTGCGATCCGGACGGGAGGTCGTCCGTACACACAGCCTTACGCCCCAGTCGCTTGCGGTCCCGTTCACGGACGCGGTTAAGCCTTTCTGACCGGGCGATCCGGGAATTCTACGAAACGCCCACCAATCCGACCGCCAGATTCACCGCCAGGGCCAGGATCACCGTGTTGAAAACAAAGGCGGTCAGGCTGTGCACGGTCGACAGCCGACGGATGCCCCGATCGGCGATCTGGACGTCTGCCGTCTGGGACGCCACCCCGATGATCAGGGCGAAATGCAGAAAGTCCCAATAGTCGGGCTCGGTTTCGCCCGGGAAGATCAGGCCGCCCCGGTCCTTGCCGTGGTCGCCGTGCTGATAGAAGGCGTGGGCGTAGTGCAGGGTGAAGATCAGGTGGATGAAGGTCCAGGACAGGGTCACGGTCCCCAGGGCCAGCAGACCAAGGATCGGCGAGCCGCCGGCCTGCACCGCCTCGCCGACGACCACCACGATACTGGCCACCGCCGCCAGCAGGCTGAGAGGCAGCACGGCGCCGCCGGTCTGGTCCAGGGCCGCCGCGCGCCTGCGAATGGCGTTGGCGTCCTGGACCAGGGCCATGCGGGTCAGGGTGGCGGCGATAAAGACCGCGACCCCCGCGATCCAGCCATAGGCCATCCGGGTCAAAGCGCTTTCGCCGGCCGGGATCAGCAGGGCGACCAGGATCACCACACCCAGGCTGGAAAACAGGACGCCGTACAGGCGCAGGGTGCGAAACAGACTCATGGTCGGATCATGACGCCCCATGCGCGTGCCGCAAGCGCTAGACGAAAAGCGAAGCGCCTGACGCAACGTGACCCTTGCGAAGCCCTGCACGCTCGGCTTAGCGTGATCACGCATTGTTACAGGTCCGGCGTCGCGCCGGAGAAAGGCCGCCATGACGTCCTATGAAGATCGCGCCGGATTGAAGGTCGCGGCCGAGCTCGCGGCCCTGATCGAACAGGACGTATTGCCGGGCCTGGGACTGGACCCGGCGGACTTCTGGTCCGGCGCGGCGGAGGTCTTCGCCCGGTTCGCACCGGAGAACCGCGCCCTGCTGGCCCGGCGCGACGATCTTCAGGCCCGGATCGACGCCTGGCACGCCGCCCGCAGGGGCCAGCCCTATGACGTCGCCGCGTCCCAGACCTTCCTGCGCGAGATCGGTTATCTGGTCGAGGATCCGGCGCCCTTTTCCATCGGCACGAGCGGCGTAGACGCCGAGATCGCCCGCATGGCCGGGCCGCAGCTGGTCGTGCCGGTGCTGAACGCCCGCTTTCTGCTGAACGCCGCCAACGCCCGGTGGGGCAGCCTGTACGACGCCCTCTACGGCACGGATGCTCTGGGCGACCTGCCGACCGGCGGCGGCTATGACGCGGCGCGCGGCGCCCGGGTCGTGGCCCGCGCCAAGGCGTTTCTGGATGAGGCGGCGCCCCTGGGCGAGGGGACGCACGCCGATGTCGCCGGCTGGTCGGTGGTCGACGGCGCCCTGGTTCCCGCCCTGCAGGATCCGGCCCAGTTCGTCGGTTTCACCGGAGACCCGGCCTCGCCGGCCTCCATCCTGCTGGCGCACAACGGCCTGCATATCGAACTGGTGATCGACCCGTCCCATCCAGTGGGCCGCGGTGATCCGGCGGGGCTGGCCGACGTCGTGCTGGAATCCGCCCTGACCACCATTGTCGATCTGGAAGACTCGGTTGCGGCTGTGGACGCCGCTGACAAGGCCGAGGCCTATCGCAACTGGCTGGGCCTGATGCGCGGCGACTTGGCCGCCACCTTCAAGAAGGGCGGCGAGACACTGACCCGCGCGTTGGAGCCCGACCGGCGCTGGACCGCGCCCCACGGCGGCGACGTGACCCTGAAGGGCCGCAGCCTGCTGTTCGTGCGCAACGTCGGCCATCTCATGACCAACCCCGCCGTCCGTTTAACCGACGGATCGGACGCGCCCGAGGGGATCATGGACGCCGTCGTCACCAGCCTGATCGCGCTGTACGATATCAAGGGGCTCGGGGCCTTCGGCAACAGCGCGACGGGATCGGTCTATATCGTCAAGCCGAAGATGCACGGGCCGGATGAGGCGGGCTTCACCGACCGGCTGTTCGACGCGGTCGAGGACCTGCTGGCCCTGCCGCGCCACACGATCAAGGTCGGGGTGATGGACGAGGAACGCCGCACCTCGGCCAATCTGGCGGCCTGCATCCATGCGGTGAAGGACCGGATCGTCTTCATCAACACCGGCTTCCTGGACCGCACCGGCGACGAGATCCACACCGCCATGCAGGCCGGGCCGGTGGTGCGAAAGGCCGACATCAAGTCCAGCGCCTGGATCACCGCCTATGAGGCGCGCAACGTCGCCATCGGCCTGAAGTGCGGCCTGTCGGGCAAGGCCCAGATCGGCAAGGGCATGTGGGCCGCGCCCGACCGGATGGCCGACATGCTGGAGCAGAAGATCGCCCACCCCAGGACCGGCGCCAACACCGCCTGGACCCCGTCGCCGACCGCCGCCACCCTGCACGCCCTGCATTATCACGCGGTGGACGTCTTCGCCGTCCAGGCCGAGGTGGCGACCCGCCCGACGCCGGGTCTGGAGGCCCTGCTGACCCCGCCCCTGGCCAATGGCGTCAACTGGTCAGAGGACGAGGTGGCGGCCGAGCTGGACAACAACGCCCAGGGCATCCTCGGCTATGTCGTCCGCTGGATCGACCAGGGGGTCGGCTGTTCCAAGGTGCCCGACATCCACGACATCGGTCTGATGGAGGACCGGGCGACCCTGCGGATCAGTTCGCAGCATATCGCCAACTGGCTGCTGCACGGCGTCTGCACCCCCGATCAGGTGGATGCGGCCTTCCTGCGCATGGCGGCCAAGGTCGACGCCCAGAACGCCGGCGACCCGCTCTATCGCCCCATGGCCCCCGATCCCGCCGCCAGCCTGGCCTACCAGGCCGCCCGCGCCCTGGTGTTCGAGGGCGCGGCCCAACCGAACGGCTATACCGAGCCGTTGCTTCACGCCTACCGGCTGAGGGCCAAGGCCCAGTATTAAAATCGCTCACCCTCGGGACGAGCCCGAGGGTGACGGGGCTGTGGTTTAACCGCCCGTCCGTCCCGGCGGCAGGCCGGGCGCCGGTTCCAGGGGGCCGTCCTCGTCTTCGGCCATCATCAGGTCCTCGGCGGCGTCGTTGCTGGCGCCCGAAGCGGAGACAGAGGGCTGGGCAGGACGCGTGTCGGTCGCCGCCGTCGCCGGGCGGGCGCCCCGGCCATAGCCCAGCCGGCCCAGGGCGTCGTCGCCCTCCAGGCCGAAGGCGCTGCGGATCCGAAGGTCGGTCTGGGGGAATGGCACCTCGATCCCGGCGCCGTCCAGGGCGTCGGCGATCAGCCAGGTGTAGGCGGCGTGCATGGCCGCCGGCCGCTTCACCGCCTCGCGTGTCGGCCAGACCAGCAGTTCGAAATCCAGCCCCTTGTCGCCGAACCCCACCAGCCAGACCTGGCTCTTGCGCGCCTCGGTCTCGGGCAGGGTGAAGGGGCTGGCCCGGGCGCAGGCCAGAACCGCCTCGCGCACCTTGCCCCGGTCCGATCCATAGGCGACGGCGAAGGGGATGTGGATGCGCCGGGTGTCGCCCTTCAGCGTCCAGTTGGTCACCGGCTGTTCGATGAAGCGCGAGTTCGGCACCAGGACATTGACGTTGTCATTGGTCCGCACCCGCGTCGCGCGCGGCCCGATCTCCATGATGGCGCCACGGATGCCGATGTCCTCGATCTCGATATAGTCCCCGACCGACACCATTCGGTCGAAGATCAGGAACAGGCCGGACACGAACTCCTTGACCACCCCCTGCAGGCCCAGGCCGACGCCGATGCCCACCGCGCCGGCGAAGACCGCCAGGGACGACAGGTTCAGCCCCGCCGCCGACAGGGCCGACATGACGCCGACGATGATGACGGCGTAACCCGACAGCCGCTCCAGCAGGTAGAGGGCCTGGCGGCTGCGTTCCGACCGCTCGCGCACCCGCCGCAGGGCGCGCGTCACCAGCCGCGCGACGATCAGGGCGACCAGCAGGATCACCAGGGCGCTGACCAGGCCGCCGACAGTGATGCTCGCGCCCGCCACCCGAACGATCTGGGTGTCGTCGAGGGATTCGAGGCCGGCCTGGATGGGGGATGTCATAAGGGCGCAAGCGCGCGGCCAACGGCTCAGGTTCCAGAAAGCAACGAAGCCCGGCTGTTTTCACAGCCGGGCTTCTGGAAACTGGTGGAGCTTAGCGGAGTCGAACCGCTGACCTCTTGCATGCCATGCAAGCGCTCTACCAACTGAGCTAAAGCCCCGGACCTTGCGGTCTGGTCCGCCCGGTTCATCTTGCGATGGCCCCCGGCGAGGCGGCGGAACCTATGTCAGAGCTTTTTTGCGATCAAGCCCGTTTCGACATTTATTTTCGCATCGGTTCCGGAGGCGAAAAAACACAGCGATTTCAAACCAAAAGAGGGCTGAAATCGACCGTCCGCCGCAGTTCCTAGCGGGAAATGCGGCGGACGCAACAAGAAAGATCAGTCGTCGTCGCGCGACGGCTTGGCGATCTCGTCCTCGATGGAGTCATCGTCGTCGTCTTCGATGAACGGCACGGAGTCGTCATCGTCGTCGGCCAGGTCGTCGTCGCCGTCGGTGGCGCCCATGCCGGCTTCTTCCGAAGCGTCAGCGGGGGCGTCGTCGTCATCGTCGTCGGGCGTCAGGATCGGCTCATGGCCTTCCTCGTCGATCTCCGGAGCCCGGATCTCTTCTTCCTCGTCCTCGTCGGACTCGGCCTTCTTGTCCTTGACCTGATCTTCGGTCTCTTCGTCGTCGGCGGGATAGCCGGGACGCACGCGACGGCTGCGCAGCTTCAGCGCCTCTTCGGGATCGAAGTCGGTCGCGCATTTGGGGCAGTGTGCGGGGCGGCGGTTCAGGTCGTAGAACTTAGCCTGGCAGTTCGGGCAAACCTGTTTGGCGCCCAGTTCGGGATTGGCCACGTTTGGAACCTTCAACGGGTTGAATTCGGGGCGGTCCCTTGCCACCCCTAGGAGCCGCTGTCAAAAGCTGTCTTTCGCGCCGCCCGCGCGGCCCTTTCGCGAACGCAGCCTGAAGCGGGTGATTATGCCGTCCCAACTGACTTCCAGACGCTCTGACGCCCTTGCCGGAACGGTTCGCGCGCCCGGCGACAAGTCGATGTCACACCGCTCGATGATTCTGGGCGGCATGGCCTCCGGCGTCACCGAGGTCGAGGGTTTGCTGGAAGGCGACGACGTCCTGGCCACCGCCCGCGCGGTCGAAGCCTTCGGCGCCAAGGTCCAGCGGACCGGTGACGGCAAATGGCGTATCGAGGGGGCGGGCGGCTTCAGAACGCCTTTGACGGTGATCGATTGCGGCAACGCCGGCACCGGCGTGCGGCTGCTGATGGGGGCGGCCGCCGGCTTTCCGCTGACGGCCACCTTCGACGGCGACGCCTCGCTGCGGAAGCGGCCGATGAAGCGCGTCACCGGCCCGCTGGCCGACATGGGCGCCCGGTTCGACTGGCAGGCGGC is a window encoding:
- a CDS encoding tetratricopeptide repeat protein; this translates as MRISGLGAVLAVALAALTLTATTARADWLKAESERFIVYSEGSERSLREYVQKLETFDRVMRYRSGFPMNEAPPRKLPIYLVNSRSGLLRVHPSTPQNVVGTYFPTSEDIFAVAVRGENDEILLHEYVHHFMLGSMSAAYPGWFVEGFAEYYMTADIDGGKIQVGGYSENRAYWLFNGSWIPLEMLLRSRPAEITRSSYRETYYPVAWLLTHWFFSDPARLQQLSAYLTSVGNGGDPVEAMETATGMTMGELRTALRRYLNQRSLVVRVITGDFPPADITVTRLPRSANDLLLINQRLKIGVEDEDRAALGQEVASIAARHGDDPLALLAAGHAGMHFGDRPAGERALQRLIELEPDNVEALQFLAQERLRRARDVEDAAESMALKREARTYLSRAYAAADNDYRTLMLISEMRSGAPGYPNENDMLTLGLAFERAPQLAEVRLSYAAALIETDEKEDAVRLLKPLANNPHGGGASDMAARMIAALEGGEPSPTLEEPLDGATVSQPESPSEDSPESPPAPASE
- a CDS encoding DUF1345 domain-containing protein, whose product is MSLFRTLRLYGVLFSSLGVVILVALLIPAGESALTRMAYGWIAGVAVFIAATLTRMALVQDANAIRRRAAALDQTGGAVLPLSLLAAVASIVVVVGEAVQAGGSPILGLLALGTVTLSWTFIHLIFTLHYAHAFYQHGDHGKDRGGLIFPGETEPDYWDFLHFALIIGVASQTADVQIADRGIRRLSTVHSLTAFVFNTVILALAVNLAVGLVGVS
- a CDS encoding mechanosensitive ion channel family protein, giving the protein MTSPIQAGLESLDDTQIVRVAGASITVGGLVSALVILLVALIVARLVTRALRRVRERSERSRQALYLLERLSGYAVIIVGVMSALSAAGLNLSSLAVFAGAVGIGVGLGLQGVVKEFVSGLFLIFDRMVSVGDYIEIEDIGIRGAIMEIGPRATRVRTNDNVNVLVPNSRFIEQPVTNWTLKGDTRRIHIPFAVAYGSDRGKVREAVLACARASPFTLPETEARKSQVWLVGFGDKGLDFELLVWPTREAVKRPAAMHAAYTWLIADALDGAGIEVPFPQTDLRIRSAFGLEGDDALGRLGYGRGARPATAATDTRPAQPSVSASGASNDAAEDLMMAEDEDGPLEPAPGLPPGRTGG
- a CDS encoding malate synthase G; translation: MTSYEDRAGLKVAAELAALIEQDVLPGLGLDPADFWSGAAEVFARFAPENRALLARRDDLQARIDAWHAARRGQPYDVAASQTFLREIGYLVEDPAPFSIGTSGVDAEIARMAGPQLVVPVLNARFLLNAANARWGSLYDALYGTDALGDLPTGGGYDAARGARVVARAKAFLDEAAPLGEGTHADVAGWSVVDGALVPALQDPAQFVGFTGDPASPASILLAHNGLHIELVIDPSHPVGRGDPAGLADVVLESALTTIVDLEDSVAAVDAADKAEAYRNWLGLMRGDLAATFKKGGETLTRALEPDRRWTAPHGGDVTLKGRSLLFVRNVGHLMTNPAVRLTDGSDAPEGIMDAVVTSLIALYDIKGLGAFGNSATGSVYIVKPKMHGPDEAGFTDRLFDAVEDLLALPRHTIKVGVMDEERRTSANLAACIHAVKDRIVFINTGFLDRTGDEIHTAMQAGPVVRKADIKSSAWITAYEARNVAIGLKCGLSGKAQIGKGMWAAPDRMADMLEQKIAHPRTGANTAWTPSPTAATLHALHYHAVDVFAVQAEVATRPTPGLEALLTPPLANGVNWSEDEVAAELDNNAQGILGYVVRWIDQGVGCSKVPDIHDIGLMEDRATLRISSQHIANWLLHGVCTPDQVDAAFLRMAAKVDAQNAGDPLYRPMAPDPAASLAYQAARALVFEGAAQPNGYTEPLLHAYRLRAKAQY
- a CDS encoding TIGR02300 family protein, which produces MANPELGAKQVCPNCQAKFYDLNRRPAHCPKCATDFDPEEALKLRSRRVRPGYPADDEETEDQVKDKKAESDEDEEEEIRAPEIDEEGHEPILTPDDDDDDAPADASEEAGMGATDGDDDLADDDDDSVPFIEDDDDDSIEDEIAKPSRDDD